A window of the Sporosarcina sp. FSL K6-2383 genome harbors these coding sequences:
- a CDS encoding S9 family peptidase yields MINFPKPTVEQFFRTYTITNFAVSSDEKRLVFNANLNGKMNLWAMDLPDTYPYLFAHRDESCNFIKFDPENRYVLAGFDKDGDENYQIYAIPSEGGLPEPLITGVASEKYYFGHLSKDGKRLYYVTSEENPSFLNTHVRELENGGDTLLNVGEVSHTELAAVSENEQASVYLRAFANTYVVGFVKVGEETFNLTPDPEKIHVAYEPVFTDNDTIYFVTDYDSDDLYLAKFDLTSKVFSKVLAIEGEGIQSISWDKGNDVLYLTTVKGVTDVLYRYVISEDKLEKCSLPVDIIEQIHVAKSGTLYILGRSATIPHNIYQSANGLEWKQLTNNRVLGLGQEDMVEPDIVSYTSFDGMEIEALLFKAKPENDNGYTIFWPHGGPQAAERKMFRSMFQCFINRGYTIFAPNFRGSTGYGSAFTKLVEQDWGEGPRLDCVAGIEWLFDNGLTDRDKLFLVGGSYGGYMALLLHGRHPDFFKAVVDIFGPSDLFTFVNSVPPHWKPIMERWLGDPEHDKDRFIKDSPVTYLDGMIKPMLVIQGAKDPRVVKEESDQIVAKLQEMGRNIEYLVLEDEGHGFSKKDNEIKVYSLMLEFLEKHQA; encoded by the coding sequence GAAAATGAATTTATGGGCGATGGATTTGCCTGACACGTATCCGTATTTATTTGCTCATCGGGATGAATCTTGTAATTTTATCAAATTTGATCCGGAAAATCGCTATGTACTTGCGGGATTTGATAAAGATGGGGATGAGAATTATCAAATTTATGCGATTCCAAGTGAAGGTGGATTACCAGAGCCACTAATAACAGGCGTTGCATCTGAAAAGTATTATTTCGGCCATTTAAGTAAAGATGGCAAACGTCTTTACTATGTGACTTCTGAAGAGAACCCATCCTTTTTAAATACGCACGTCCGTGAACTGGAAAACGGAGGAGATACGTTGTTAAACGTTGGAGAGGTATCTCATACTGAACTAGCAGCAGTATCCGAGAATGAACAAGCATCTGTCTATTTACGAGCATTTGCGAATACGTATGTCGTTGGCTTTGTGAAGGTAGGAGAGGAAACATTCAACCTTACACCAGATCCAGAGAAGATTCATGTTGCATATGAACCAGTCTTTACAGATAATGACACCATTTACTTTGTGACTGATTACGATAGCGACGATCTGTATTTGGCCAAGTTCGATTTGACATCAAAAGTGTTTTCAAAAGTGTTAGCAATCGAAGGTGAAGGCATTCAATCTATTAGTTGGGATAAAGGAAATGATGTATTATATTTAACGACTGTCAAAGGTGTTACGGATGTCTTATATCGATACGTCATTTCTGAAGATAAATTAGAGAAATGTTCCTTACCTGTTGATATTATTGAACAAATCCATGTGGCTAAATCAGGAACGCTTTATATTTTAGGACGAAGCGCGACGATACCGCATAATATCTATCAATCAGCAAATGGACTAGAATGGAAGCAATTGACGAATAACCGTGTTTTAGGTTTAGGCCAGGAAGATATGGTGGAGCCAGATATTGTTTCGTATACATCATTTGATGGAATGGAAATCGAGGCTTTATTATTCAAAGCGAAGCCTGAAAATGATAATGGTTATACGATTTTTTGGCCACATGGTGGACCGCAGGCAGCGGAGCGAAAAATGTTCCGTTCGATGTTTCAATGTTTCATCAATCGAGGCTATACGATTTTTGCGCCGAATTTCAGGGGGAGCACAGGCTACGGATCGGCGTTCACAAAACTGGTTGAACAAGATTGGGGTGAAGGACCACGGCTCGACTGTGTTGCTGGAATTGAGTGGTTGTTCGACAATGGATTGACGGATCGGGATAAGCTATTCCTTGTCGGTGGTAGCTATGGCGGATACATGGCACTGCTCTTACATGGTCGTCATCCGGACTTTTTCAAAGCAGTTGTTGATATTTTCGGGCCATCTGATTTATTTACATTCGTCAATTCTGTGCCTCCACATTGGAAGCCAATCATGGAACGCTGGCTTGGAGATCCTGAGCACGATAAAGATCGTTTTATCAAAGATTCACCTGTTACGTATTTAGATGGCATGATCAAGCCAATGCTCGTCATCCAAGGAGCAAAAGATCCGCGTGTCGTAAAAGAAGAATCAGACCAAATTGTTGCCAAATTACAGGAAATGGGTCGCAATATTGAGTATCTTGTTCTAGAGGATGAAGGACATGGCTTCTCGAAAAAGGACAACGAAATTAAAGTATATAGTTTGATGTTGGAGTTTTTAGAAAAGCACCAGGCATAG
- a CDS encoding metallophosphoesterase: MIEVKHLQLDKTKRSIVISDIHANLQLFKKLLTKLQYTSEDYLFINGDLCEKGPASLEVVDYVRNMSEESTNVFITKGNCDVVFRYVYNGDEGIISYMDRRKDSILNEMLSKCGKSLEDFADLQELAHFYQHYFSEELDWLDALPAAFETDDFIIIHAGIEDIKDWQLTDEQFALSASAFYEKGHQANKTVIVGHWPVVNYRAKQISSHNPLIDLKKHMIALDGGNQIKVDGQLNALIIENGTYSYTYVDELTHEMIVQQDHVDPTERIGTVTYPNYQMKIIEQGEFFTLCENSNLGIQQWIKNEYLLVEDGQPYCKDDLSITFLSVEKGESVFIVDDTCEGYTLIKRNNGEVGWIPAYCLSS, from the coding sequence TTGATTGAAGTAAAACATTTGCAGTTAGATAAAACAAAACGTTCGATTGTAATTTCAGATATCCACGCGAATCTACAGCTTTTCAAGAAATTATTAACCAAATTACAGTATACATCCGAAGACTACCTGTTCATTAATGGAGATTTGTGTGAGAAAGGACCGGCAAGTTTAGAGGTGGTTGACTATGTGCGCAACATGTCCGAAGAGTCAACGAATGTCTTTATCACAAAAGGAAATTGTGATGTTGTATTTAGATATGTATACAACGGAGATGAAGGAATTATTTCGTATATGGATAGACGAAAGGATTCTATTTTAAACGAGATGCTTTCAAAATGTGGTAAATCATTGGAAGACTTTGCTGACCTACAAGAGCTAGCCCATTTTTACCAACACTATTTTTCGGAAGAACTAGATTGGCTTGATGCACTTCCGGCGGCATTTGAAACGGATGATTTTATTATCATTCATGCGGGCATTGAAGATATTAAAGATTGGCAGCTGACAGATGAACAATTTGCTTTATCTGCATCTGCATTTTATGAAAAAGGGCACCAGGCCAATAAAACAGTTATTGTAGGACACTGGCCAGTCGTGAATTATAGAGCAAAACAAATTAGTTCACATAATCCATTGATTGATCTAAAAAAACATATGATTGCGTTGGATGGCGGAAACCAAATAAAAGTAGATGGTCAGCTAAATGCCCTAATTATTGAGAATGGCACTTATTCTTATACATATGTTGATGAGTTAACGCATGAAATGATTGTGCAACAGGATCACGTGGACCCAACGGAAAGAATTGGAACCGTTACTTATCCGAATTACCAAATGAAAATAATAGAGCAGGGAGAGTTTTTTACACTTTGCGAAAATAGTAATCTCGGTATTCAGCAATGGATTAAAAATGAATATCTACTTGTTGAAGATGGGCAGCCATACTGTAAAGATGACCTAAGTATAACCTTTTTATCAGTGGAAAAAGGTGAGAGCGTGTTTATTGTTGATGACACATGCGAAGGGTATACGCTTATTAAGAGAAATAATGGGGAGGTAGGATGGATTCCTGCATATTGTTTGAGCTCTTAA
- a CDS encoding nucleotidyltransferase domain-containing protein — protein sequence MATRLELRGQILSELKNIIDQTLCNEDVKVYLFGSWARNEEKQSSDIDIAVESRHQLSPSKWLELHDRIEESIIPYNVDIVNLADASSALIQNVKREGVIWKDYKNE from the coding sequence ATGGCTACTCGGCTGGAGTTACGTGGGCAAATTTTGAGCGAGTTAAAAAATATTATTGATCAAACTTTGTGCAATGAAGATGTGAAAGTATACTTGTTTGGTTCATGGGCGAGAAATGAAGAAAAGCAAAGCTCGGATATTGATATAGCTGTGGAATCCCGTCATCAGCTTTCCCCTTCAAAGTGGTTGGAGTTACATGATCGGATTGAAGAATCCATTATTCCATACAATGTAGATATTGTTAATCTTGCAGATGCAAGTTCGGCTTTAATTCAAAATGTCAAAAGGGAGGGAGTCATTTGGAAAGACTACAAGAACGAATAG
- a CDS encoding nucleotidyltransferase substrate binding protein — protein MERLQERIVSAKKALASLQKLVVIEHPDDVERDALIQRFEFTFEASWKAAKQYLYDMEGIDIGSPKGVIRSCREITLFDDEETILAL, from the coding sequence TTGGAAAGACTACAAGAACGAATAGTATCTGCCAAAAAAGCATTAGCTTCCTTACAGAAACTTGTTGTGATTGAACATCCGGACGATGTAGAACGAGATGCGCTAATTCAACGATTTGAATTCACATTTGAGGCATCTTGGAAAGCGGCCAAACAATATTTGTATGATATGGAGGGCATAGATATTGGCTCACCAAAAGGCGTCATTCGAAGCTGTCGGGAAATAACGCTATTTGATGATGAAGAAACGATTCTTGCATTGTAG
- a CDS encoding pseudouridine synthase → MRLNQFISASGFCSRRKVDKLIKEGIVTVNGEQIKLGYVMSEGDRVEVDGQLIKAKVNDVYLMLNKPPDVTCTAASGIEGNIIDFVNYPERIFPVGRLDKQSEGLILLTNDGSIVNELLKEENEHEKDYIVTVDKKITPEFIEDMASGVDIYNPRKKGNVQTKPCRVVQLDDYCFKITLSQGLNRQIRRMCRRFQYTVTRLQRVRIKELSLGTLPLGQWRSLTQGEIARLK, encoded by the coding sequence ATGCGATTGAATCAATTTATTAGTGCTTCAGGATTTTGTTCGAGACGTAAGGTGGATAAGTTAATTAAGGAAGGGATAGTGACGGTGAATGGAGAGCAAATTAAACTTGGTTATGTGATGAGTGAAGGAGATCGCGTTGAAGTGGATGGGCAGCTTATTAAAGCGAAAGTAAATGATGTTTATTTAATGCTCAATAAGCCACCTGATGTAACTTGTACGGCGGCGAGTGGAATTGAAGGGAATATTATTGATTTTGTTAATTATCCGGAACGTATTTTTCCCGTTGGGCGGCTCGATAAGCAATCTGAGGGCTTAATTTTACTGACGAATGACGGCAGCATTGTCAATGAGCTGTTAAAGGAAGAAAATGAGCATGAAAAAGATTATATTGTGACGGTCGATAAAAAAATAACACCTGAATTTATAGAAGATATGGCGAGTGGCGTTGACATTTACAATCCTAGAAAAAAGGGGAATGTTCAAACGAAGCCTTGCCGAGTTGTTCAACTAGATGATTATTGTTTTAAAATTACGTTATCACAAGGGTTGAATCGACAAATTAGACGCATGTGCCGACGCTTTCAATATACGGTCACACGGTTGCAACGTGTGAGAATCAAGGAATTATCGTTAGGAACATTACCGCTTGGTCAATGGCGTTCGCTAACACAAGGAGAAATAGCTAGGTTGAAATGA